A DNA window from Arachis duranensis cultivar V14167 chromosome 3, aradu.V14167.gnm2.J7QH, whole genome shotgun sequence contains the following coding sequences:
- the LOC107478554 gene encoding uncharacterized protein LOC107478554: protein MGNVASRFAFYPPTPPTYKVLEEKDGVKLIFSPLPKEKNVEVHRLDTKSGNKIIAIFWKHPFARFTFLYSHGNAADLGQMIDLFMYLRAQLRVNIMSYDYSGYGASTGKPTELNTYYDVEAVYDCLKSQYGIKEEELILYGQSVGSGPTVQLASKLVNLRAVVIHSGILSGIRVLYPIKMTFWFDIFKKLHKQSFIECPIFPYHGTSDEVVDCTHGKQLWENCKEKYEPLWVKGGGHCDLEAYPEYLKHMRKFLNAMEKPTTKGETNEQLTQNPSDNQPKRNKCLGFG, encoded by the exons ATGGGAAATGTAGCTTCAAGATTTGCATTTTACCCTCCAACCCCACCAACGTATAAAGTGTTAGAGGAGAAGGATGGGGTGAAGCTCATATTCTCGCCGCTTCCCAAAGAGAAGAATGTGGAAGTGCATCGTCTAGATACGAAGAGTGGGAACAAGATCATTGCTATATTTTGGAAACACCCTTTTGCCAGGTTTACATTCCTATACTCGCATGGCAATGCCGCTGACTTGGGTCAGATGATCGACCTTTTCATGTACCTTAGAGCTCAACTTCGCGTTAATATTATGAG TTATGACTACTCAGGATATGGTGCTTCTACAGGTAAG CCAACCGAGTTGAACACATACTATGACGTAGAAGCAGTGTATGATTGTTTGAAGAGTCAATATGGGATTAAGGAAGAAGAACTAATTTTGTATGGTCAATCAGTTGGAAGTGGCCCCACAGTACAATTGGCTTCTAAGTTAGTAAACTTGAGAGCTGTTGTTATCCACAGTGGCATCCTCTCAGGGATAAGGGTCTTATACCCTATCAAGATGACATTTTGGTTTGACATATTCAAa AAGCTACACAAGCAGAGTTTCATTGA GTGCCCAATTTTTCCGTA TCAT GGAACTAGTGATGAAGTCGTTGATTGCACCCATGGAAAGCAATTATGGGAAAATTGTAAGGAAAAATATGAACCTTTGTGGGTTAAGGGTGGGGGACATTGTGACCTTGAAGCTTATCCCGAATACCTCAAGCACATGCGCAAGTTTTTAAATGCCATGGAGAAGCCCACTACCAAAGGGGAGACAAACGAACAACTTACCCAAAATCCTAGTGATAATCAACCTAAACGAAACAAATGTTTAGGATTTGGCTAA